Genomic DNA from Chaetodon auriga isolate fChaAug3 chromosome 13, fChaAug3.hap1, whole genome shotgun sequence:
AAAGTACCCGTGTCGATATTTACAGAGGTAGACAAGGACGTGTTTCTCAGAGACATTTATCCACAGGTGAGATAAATCCGCTTCCTGGAGGCTGCGTTTGTCTCCACGGCTGCAGGGAAATGTGACCGCAGACGGAACGGGAccaaactgctgctctgactgTAAACAGATGATCTCCTCAGTGTTTCACAGCTGTATCACTTGTCCTGGTAGACATATATTAAAGACAATGCTTCACCTCAGGTCTACTGGTGGAGCAAAAAACTCAAAATTTGTCTAATGTGGaaatttgctgcttctctctgttttagaTGTCTGTAAAGTGAGTGTCTTTAGGCTTTGGCCTGTCGGTTAGATGAAACCGTCGACATTAAGACAGCACTGTGGCCTCTGAGAGACTGAAGGACTGTTACCGTTAATGAAACGCTCACGGCCTCTCTCCACAGTAACTGTTAGGAAACACTGGCAGCTAACGTGCAGTGCTTGTCTTCCAGCGCAGACCAGCCGTGCTGAGAGGCGCGTCTCTCGGTCCCTGCCTGGAAAGGTGGACGGTTGAATATCTTGGACAGAAAGGGGGCGAGAAGGAGGTGAAGATCCACGTGTCCACTGTGCCTCAGATGGACTTCCTTCACAAAAACTTTGTGTACAGGTGAGCtgtcgcacaaacacacagacagatcaaCACTTCCTGTCCGCAGGTTtctcagctgctcctctttgTTCGCAGGACGCTGCCCTTCAGTGAATTTGTGAAAAGGGCATctgaacaaaaacactctgacttCTTCCTGTGTGAGGTAACAATCATAAAATAAGTTCATGGTACCTGATTTTTTCAGTGCGGTATTTCTTTAAATGACAAGAAATTCTCCGTCTTATTGTAGGATGAGAGTTATTATCTGCGATCACTTGGCGAGGACGTTCGAAAGGTATGAAGAAACAGAAATCTACTTTAGTCATAAATGTCTTCAGTCTGGCTCTGCTGAAGCTCTTAAGAAGGACTTTGAATGTCTCCCAGGAACCTGCTGATCTGAGCAAACAGTTCCCAGACTTGGCCGCGGACTTTCACATCCCACAGTTCTTTGCTCCGGATCAGTTCTTCTCCAGCGTCTTCCGGATCAGCTCCTGCGGCCTGCAGCTGTGGACGCACTATGACGTCAGTGTCGTGGATTCCATCTCTCTGCTCGTTTGTTCAGGTTTTCTTGTCATTTGTCGCCTGTGGTGCTGCAGTGGCTCTAAAGCTTCAGGGTCCTggagtgtgtgcagcacaggtggaggtggtgcgTGAGTCTCATTCATTTTAGAACAAATCACTCCATCATTCCTCCAGGTGATGGACAACCTGCTGGCTCAGGTGACGGGGATGAAGAGGGTGGTTCTCTACAGCCCCCAGGATGCATTGCACCTCTACCTGTCAGGTCAGCGGCTCTGGAAGGATGCTGGTGCTTGTTTGCTCAGAATATGCTGAATCAGCTTTGTGCACGTTCATATTAAACTCTGATATTGATGTCGTTTGATTGGATGAATACATGTTTTTAGTAGCTTTGTATAATATTATAACCCCTCTTTGAATCTAATCCCCCCTCAGGTGATAAATCAGAGGTCCTGGACATCGACTCCCCAGACCTGAAGCGGTTTCCTGAGTTTGTGAAGGCAAAGAGATACgagtgtgtgctgcagcctgGAGATCTGCTCTTCATCCCCGGTGAGACAAACACGTCCACGTTCACGTCGTCCAGCAGTCCCACCGACAGATGTCCCCCACAGTCATTTCCTCTCATGTAActctcaaaccaaacacaggaAACTGTGGTTAAACTAAGTTTCCTGGTGGACGTTTaatgcacacactcatgaaACACAGTCACtaactgctgctgttacataCCAACGACTCCAAGGACCTTCAGTAAAGCAGCCTCTCGTGTGCCTGTTTTCCTCAGCGCTGTGGTTCCATAACACCGTGGCTCTGCAGTTCGGTGTGGGTGTAAACGTCTTCTGGCGCCATCTGCCTGCTGACAGCTATGACAAAAAGGACCCCTACGGTAATAAAGACCCCGTGGCTGCGGCTCGCGCCCTTCAGGTGCTGGACAGAGCTCTGCACGCTCTGGATGAGCTCCCTGCAGACTATCGGGACTTTTACGGCCGGCGTATGATACAGCGCATCCAAAAGCGGACGAGCGCAGCCACGCAGGAGGACTCTGAGGGTGCGTTACCCAGCAGTCAGTTCACCAAACATGGATGATGTGTGCAGAGAAAACTGTGTTACACTTACTGTTGAATGTGATCATAACAGAGTGTGAAGTGTGGATGAACTTCGGTTTGAGCTGACAAGAAAACATCAACATGGGATCAATGACCCTGAGATTTTGGAAAATGGAAACATGCTTTTCTTTCTGAGAAAGTTTCAGGGATGCAGGTTTCCTAAGAATCTGTAAAGAAGCTGTTTTGGTTAATTAAATGCAGCAGAAGGTGATTTTCCAGCCAGTTTGTTTTATAGAAGGAAAAGACGTTCCTGCTCTTAATTACCTCAGAATATTCATGTTGAAGTCTTCTTTAACACATCACTCCTcgtgttgtttctgagcttgaAAATGTCGACCAAGCTTCAGTGCAAGTCGATCAAAATTAAACATGCTGCACCAACTCTGACCTTCATCAGGATGTCTGAGGTTGAAATACTGAGTTTTTTAAATCAACCCTTTATATCAGGAGTAAAGGATGGCTGAGTCCAGGACTCAGaggcacatgtgcacacaccaGTATGGTTTGAACTTTTAttgcacaaagacaacagtTCTTTGTTTCCTTACAAACGTTTTAAAGCTTTGTAAACAGTGAAGCAGCGTCTCcccagtgtgttcagtgtctccTGCTAACACTGCCTTGAGTCCCCGTGGTCACATTTCTTCAGCAAGTTTCAGCAATTAAGAGCGTGCACGAGAGCCAACCAGCGACTGACTACGTGAAGCAGAAAGAAGCTCAGAGATGCGACTGGATCTTAGAAGAGGGGCGCTTACACGCCGTGGGTCAAACTGTTGGACGGTGGATAACCTGCATCAGGCTGCTAATGGAACTACAGCTGGAAGGTGGAGACTCTGGCTGATGATTATAACGTGTTGGGGTGCTCCGTCTGCAACAGGCTCTGTTCAGTTTCACCACAAGTGACAAACACACCCGAACATTGACGTTTCTAAAAATAGTTTGGCTTTGGATGCAAATGAGGAAAAGGTCAGATGAAGAAAATACACTTAAATTTGCTCTttcattcacagcacacacacaaagcgctCCCGTCCTCTCAGCACTGGGGGCTAACAGTCTTGGGCCGTGGTCAGCGGTGCCTTCACTGTGCGTCCTCCATGTGAGCAAGGCAAGTCAACACGTTCAGTCCTGACGAGAGGCGGCAGAAAGAGGCAGTGCAACATTTCGTCTCTCGCTACACGGGACGAGCGGTAAGCCTGCAGACCCTCCATGTGGCCCACCCCCCCTTTAGCAGAGCAGAGGTTCAACCAGTCACGAGGTGCACGAACATCTGCTCTTCATGTACGTTCTGCGTGTGTGCACGACGCTACAAACACCTCTCCAttcagaaaacagacacagaaatggcACATAGCTTGTTGGTGTTCTCTACGCTGTGGATATGATAACTAAGCCcctggatttttattttttcttttacttaagGTTGCGGTCAGGCAGGTGGAAGAGAAACCCAAAATGCAGGATGACTCTTTTCCAGGTGAGTCTggagagcaggtggaggtggtgtgtgGAGGAGTTTCTACGGAGTCTGAGCCATGCCGCGACTGGACTTCATCTTCTCCAGTCTTTTAGAAAGGTGGCTGTTGTTCGACTCGAGTTCGTCGACCTTGTCCAGCGCCGACCGCAACTGTGGAGCCAAAAGGAGAGAAAGCACTGGGATTAAAAGAGGCTGTGGAACAGGCTCGCTCTTCATCTGGCCGTGGGACAAAGCCACAGTCTACCTCTCTGTGGAGTTTCCGTTTCTCTGCCTTCAGCTCGTCCTCCACTTTCTCTGCgttctctgctgctgacttgTAGCGCGTCACCTGACCTTCAAGTCTGGTCACCTGGAAACCccagaaatgataaaaaaaatagacttCTTAGGCTCGAATACGGTCGTATTTTTAGGCATGCTATGAATTCATTGTTCCTCCCAGCTTACATTCTGTTCCAAAGCAGTGACTTCTTGCTCTGCCTTCACCAGTTTGAACTTCAAATCACTTATTTGCCTGTTTGAATCTCCTGGAAAGATTTGCAAAAGCAgatgtgtttgagctgcaggaggaggataAAGTGAAACGGGTCTGTTTCCATGCACGCGGACACTTACTCTGCAGTTCTATTATGTTTGGATCATTGCCATTTTCAAGGACTTCACCATCAGGGCTTGAACTGCTCTCCGTGCCATTCCTCTGCGTCTTCTGCTCCAGCTGGGCCTTCAGCTTCTTTACCTGCAGATGGAGCCACATCAGCTGATTAATGACACCATCAGCTACAACCTTCAGTGCATTTCATTTCCTCCACGAGGAACACGTGACAGCGGAGGAATTTTTGATGCGTGTTACACTAAAGTTGCCACCTAACTAATTTTTGTAGGTCACAGAAATGATGTAATATGTTGTCATAGATGGTCTGAAGCACAATCTTTAGAAACTCTTCACAAATACATagtttaattaaagaaaaagtgCTGAGTCATCTcttaaaacagctgggcactgtcgTTTTAGCAAACGTTGcccaaacaggaggaaatggtgcagattaatccacatttggtgcttcAATGAGCATTTACAGCTGCAGGATGGTGAATGAATTGAGTCCagataaactacagtgtgtgcgCTCACGCTAACGAAGGAACAGTCGAGCCCTATGGAATAATAATGTATAATTAACATTAAAATCCTCACTGAGAGAACCCAGTTTAATGAGAAGTGAATATCACCAGCAGTGACTGACTCACCTGCTCTATCATTTTTTCACGCTCATCCACCAGCTTCCTCAGGCGGATCTCTAAAAGATAAAGCACAGACGTCTCATTGGACACCTGAATCTTAGTCACACACCATTCAAAG
This window encodes:
- the tyw5 gene encoding tRNA wybutosine-synthesizing protein 5: MELQEKVPVSIFTEVDKDVFLRDIYPQRRPAVLRGASLGPCLERWTVEYLGQKGGEKEVKIHVSTVPQMDFLHKNFVYRTLPFSEFVKRASEQKHSDFFLCEDESYYLRSLGEDVRKEPADLSKQFPDLAADFHIPQFFAPDQFFSSVFRISSCGLQLWTHYDVMDNLLAQVTGMKRVVLYSPQDALHLYLSGDKSEVLDIDSPDLKRFPEFVKAKRYECVLQPGDLLFIPALWFHNTVALQFGVGVNVFWRHLPADSYDKKDPYGNKDPVAAARALQVLDRALHALDELPADYRDFYGRRMIQRIQKRTSAATQEDSEGALPSSQFTKHG